TTAGGCCGGGAGAGATCGTTCTCGTCACCGATCATATAAACTTGATGGGAGACAATCCTCTCATTGGGTCGAATGATGAGACGCTGGGGCCACGCTTCCCTGATATGAGTGAGCCCTATTGCCGGGAGCATTTGAAGCTCACGGAACGTCTCGCAGTTGACGAAAAAATCCCTATGCGAAAGGGAGTTTTTGTCGGTGTCGCCGGTCCCAATTTGGAAACGGCGGCTGAATACCGCTTCCTCAGACAGATAGGGGCCGACGTTGTGGGGATGTCCCTCATTCCAGAGAATCTTGCCGCAGTTCACGGCGGTCTCCGAACGTTGGCTTTTGCTATCATTACCGATTCCTGTCTGCCGGATGCTCTGGAACCGGTGGACATTCAAAAGATTCTCCGGACGGCGGCCGAGGCGGAACCAAAACTTTCCCGTTTGGTAGAGCGGGTCGTCGAGGAGTTGCCGGAAGAATAGGAGGGCCCGATGAGCCCACCCACAGGAGAGACATCAAAGAAAGCCGGAAAGGCCAGGAAGATGAATAAGAAGGATCTGAACAAGTTTGAAAAGATTTTAGAGGAAGAGAAGAATCGTTTGATCAGCGCGCTGGGGCTTCTAGAAAAAACCGTTATTGGACGGTCTCTGAGAGAAGCCATAGCAGATCTTGCCGCCAGTAATTACAATCCCGAAGAAGGATCTGACAATTCAGAAAGGGAAAAAGTACTGCAGTACGCCACATCAGAGGGCCGGTTGCTTTATGAAATCGAAGACGCCATCAGGAAAATAGGCGCCGGAGAATACGGCATTTGCGAGGAATGCGAGGAAATCATCGACAATGTCCGCTTGGAAGCCCTTCCGCATGCCCGGTTATGTTTGAAATGCCAGGAAAAGGCTGATCGTCAGAGGGCTTGAGGACCTCTGGATATCAGTTTGACATTGTGCTGTCTGCTCCCCGTTCATCATTACGTCTATTTTACATTGCTGCGGCAGTGATTTTAATCTCTGATATTGCCACAAAGCTCATCGTCTTTCACATTCTCCCCGTGGATAGCTATCCCAGGCCCTTTATCGGCGACCTTCTTCGCTGGACTCATATACATAATTCAGGAGCTGCATTCGGCCTGTTTCGGGGCAGCCGCCTCTTTTTTATTGTTGTGTCGGCCGTTTCCGTGGTGGCGATCTTTCTTGTCGTCCGGAGCCGCCGGCACAGAAGCGCCTTGACCCTCATGGGATTTGGAATGGTGCTCGGGGGCGCGCTGGGTAATCTTTTGGATCGGTTGTGGCTGGGTGTCGTCATTGATTTTATCGATATGGGGTGGGGAACTCTACGA
The Candidatus Eisenbacteria bacterium genome window above contains:
- a CDS encoding TraR/DksA family transcriptional regulator, which codes for MSPPTGETSKKAGKARKMNKKDLNKFEKILEEEKNRLISALGLLEKTVIGRSLREAIADLAASNYNPEEGSDNSEREKVLQYATSEGRLLYEIEDAIRKIGAGEYGICEECEEIIDNVRLEALPHARLCLKCQEKADRQRA
- a CDS encoding purine-nucleoside phosphorylase — encoded protein: MSKALPLRRQIDEAVALLRDRGVGIPRVGIILGTGLGVLAERIEPEVVVPYCEIPHFPISTVEGHAGELLFGHLAGVAVVVLKGRVHFYEGYSMQQVAFPVRVIRGLGARELIISSAVGGLNPLFRPGEIVLVTDHINLMGDNPLIGSNDETLGPRFPDMSEPYCREHLKLTERLAVDEKIPMRKGVFVGVAGPNLETAAEYRFLRQIGADVVGMSLIPENLAAVHGGLRTLAFAIITDSCLPDALEPVDIQKILRTAAEAEPKLSRLVERVVEELPEE
- the lspA gene encoding signal peptidase II, with the translated sequence MILISDIATKLIVFHILPVDSYPRPFIGDLLRWTHIHNSGAAFGLFRGSRLFFIVVSAVSVVAIFLVVRSRRHRSALTLMGFGMVLGGALGNLLDRLWLGVVIDFIDMGWGTLRWPVFNVADMGVSIGVMILGFGLFLEDIRRTKAESTDSIPSDSSLQFSPGGETESGDRRIERTES